The Elephas maximus indicus isolate mEleMax1 chromosome 19, mEleMax1 primary haplotype, whole genome shotgun sequence genome contains a region encoding:
- the PLAG1 gene encoding zinc finger protein PLAG1 isoform X1: protein MATVIPGDLSEVRDTQKVPSGKRKRGETKPRKNFPCQLCDKAFNSVEKLKVHSYSHTGERPYKCIQQDCTKAFVSKYKLQRHMATHSPEKTHKCNYCEKMFHRKDHLKNHLHTHDPNKETFKCEECGKNYNTKLGFKRHLALHAATSGDLTCKVCLQTFESTGVLLEHLKSHAGKSSGGVKEKKHQCEHCDRRFYTRKDVRRHMVVHTGRKDFLCQYCAQRFGRKDHLTRHMKKSHNQELLKVKTEPVDFLDPFTCNVSVPIKDELLPVMSLPSSELLSKPFANTLQLNLYNTPFQSMQSSGSAHQMITTLPLGMTCPIDMDAVHPSHHLSFKYPFSSTSYAISIPEKEQPLKGEIESYLMELQGGVPSSSQDSQASSSKLGLDPQIGPLDDGAGELSLSKSSISISDPLNTPALDFSQLFNFIPLNGPPYNPISVGSLGMSYSQEEAHSSVSQLPPQTQDLQDPASTIGLGSLHSLSAAFTSSLSTSTTLPRFHQAFQ, encoded by the exons ATGGCCACTGTCATTCCTGGTGACTTGTCAGAAGTGAGAGATACCCAGAAAGTCCCTTCAGGGAAACGTAAGCGTGGTGAAACCAAACCAAGAAAAAACTTCCCTTGCCAACTGTGTGACAAGGCCTTTAACAGTGTTGAGAAATTAAAGGTCCACTCCTACTCTCACACAGGAGAGAGGCCCTACAAGTGCATACAACAAGACTGCACCAAGGCCTTTGTTTCTAAGTACAAATTACAAAG GCACATGGCCACTCATTCTCCTGAGAAAACGCACAAGTGTAATTATTGTGAGAAAATGTTTCACCGAAAAGATCATCTGAAGAATCACCTACATACACACGACCCTAACAAAGAGACGTTTAAGTGTGAAGAATGCGGCAAAAACTACAATACCAAGCTCGGGTTTAAGCGTCACTTGGCCTTGCATGCTGCAACCAGTGGTGACCTCACCTGCAAGGTGTGTTTGCAGACTTTTGAAAGTACAGGAGTGCTTCTGGAGCACCTTAAGTCTCACGCGGGCAAGTCGTCTGGAGGGGTGAAAGAGAAGAAGCACCAGTGCGAGCATTGTGACCGCCGGTTCTACACCCGGAAGGATGTCCGCCGGCACATGGTAGTGCACACTGGAAGGAAGGACTTCCTCTGTCAGTACTGTGCACAGAGATTCGGACGGAAGGACCACCTGACTCGACATATGAAAAAGAGTCACAATCAAGAACTTCTGAAAGTCAAAACAGAACCCGTGGATTTTCTGGATCCATTTACCTGCAATGTTTCTGTGCCTATAAAAGATGAGCTACTTCCAGTGATGTCCTTACCTTCCAGCGAACTGTTGTCAAAGCCATTCGCAAACACTTTGCAGTTAAACCTCTACAACACTCCGTTTCAGTCCATGCAGAGTTCAGGATCTGCCCACCAAATGATCACAACTTTACCTTTAGGAATGACATGCCCAATAGACATGGATGCTGTTCATCCTTCTCACCACCTTTCTTTCAAATATCCCTTCAGTTCTACCTCATATGCAATTTCTATTCCTGAAAAAGAACAGCCATTAAAGGGGGAAATTGAGAGTTACCTGATGGAGTTACAAGGCGGCGTGCCCTCCTCGTCCCAGGATTCCCAAGCATCGTCATCTAAACTTGGGTTGGATCCTCAAATTGGGCCCCTAGATGATGGCGCAGGGGAGCTCTCCCTGTCAAAAAGCTCTATTTCTATTAGTGATCCCCTCAACACACCAGCGTTGGATTTTTCTCAGTTGTTTAATTTCATACCATTAAATGGTCCACCCTATAATCCTATATCAGTGGGGAGCCTTGGAATGAGCTATTCCCAGGAAGAAGCACATTCTTCTGTGTCTCAGCTGCCCCCACAGACACAGGATCTGCAGGACCCGGCCAGCACTATAGGCCTCGGGTCTCTGCACTCTCTGTCCGCAGCCTTTACCAGTAGCTTAAGCACAAGCACCACCCTGCCACGTTTCCATCAGGCTTTCCAGTAG
- the PLAG1 gene encoding zinc finger protein PLAG1 isoform X2 — protein MATHSPEKTHKCNYCEKMFHRKDHLKNHLHTHDPNKETFKCEECGKNYNTKLGFKRHLALHAATSGDLTCKVCLQTFESTGVLLEHLKSHAGKSSGGVKEKKHQCEHCDRRFYTRKDVRRHMVVHTGRKDFLCQYCAQRFGRKDHLTRHMKKSHNQELLKVKTEPVDFLDPFTCNVSVPIKDELLPVMSLPSSELLSKPFANTLQLNLYNTPFQSMQSSGSAHQMITTLPLGMTCPIDMDAVHPSHHLSFKYPFSSTSYAISIPEKEQPLKGEIESYLMELQGGVPSSSQDSQASSSKLGLDPQIGPLDDGAGELSLSKSSISISDPLNTPALDFSQLFNFIPLNGPPYNPISVGSLGMSYSQEEAHSSVSQLPPQTQDLQDPASTIGLGSLHSLSAAFTSSLSTSTTLPRFHQAFQ, from the coding sequence ATGGCCACTCATTCTCCTGAGAAAACGCACAAGTGTAATTATTGTGAGAAAATGTTTCACCGAAAAGATCATCTGAAGAATCACCTACATACACACGACCCTAACAAAGAGACGTTTAAGTGTGAAGAATGCGGCAAAAACTACAATACCAAGCTCGGGTTTAAGCGTCACTTGGCCTTGCATGCTGCAACCAGTGGTGACCTCACCTGCAAGGTGTGTTTGCAGACTTTTGAAAGTACAGGAGTGCTTCTGGAGCACCTTAAGTCTCACGCGGGCAAGTCGTCTGGAGGGGTGAAAGAGAAGAAGCACCAGTGCGAGCATTGTGACCGCCGGTTCTACACCCGGAAGGATGTCCGCCGGCACATGGTAGTGCACACTGGAAGGAAGGACTTCCTCTGTCAGTACTGTGCACAGAGATTCGGACGGAAGGACCACCTGACTCGACATATGAAAAAGAGTCACAATCAAGAACTTCTGAAAGTCAAAACAGAACCCGTGGATTTTCTGGATCCATTTACCTGCAATGTTTCTGTGCCTATAAAAGATGAGCTACTTCCAGTGATGTCCTTACCTTCCAGCGAACTGTTGTCAAAGCCATTCGCAAACACTTTGCAGTTAAACCTCTACAACACTCCGTTTCAGTCCATGCAGAGTTCAGGATCTGCCCACCAAATGATCACAACTTTACCTTTAGGAATGACATGCCCAATAGACATGGATGCTGTTCATCCTTCTCACCACCTTTCTTTCAAATATCCCTTCAGTTCTACCTCATATGCAATTTCTATTCCTGAAAAAGAACAGCCATTAAAGGGGGAAATTGAGAGTTACCTGATGGAGTTACAAGGCGGCGTGCCCTCCTCGTCCCAGGATTCCCAAGCATCGTCATCTAAACTTGGGTTGGATCCTCAAATTGGGCCCCTAGATGATGGCGCAGGGGAGCTCTCCCTGTCAAAAAGCTCTATTTCTATTAGTGATCCCCTCAACACACCAGCGTTGGATTTTTCTCAGTTGTTTAATTTCATACCATTAAATGGTCCACCCTATAATCCTATATCAGTGGGGAGCCTTGGAATGAGCTATTCCCAGGAAGAAGCACATTCTTCTGTGTCTCAGCTGCCCCCACAGACACAGGATCTGCAGGACCCGGCCAGCACTATAGGCCTCGGGTCTCTGCACTCTCTGTCCGCAGCCTTTACCAGTAGCTTAAGCACAAGCACCACCCTGCCACGTTTCCATCAGGCTTTCCAGTAG